In Electrophorus electricus isolate fEleEle1 chromosome 1, fEleEle1.pri, whole genome shotgun sequence, a single window of DNA contains:
- the nr4a2b gene encoding nuclear receptor subfamily 4 group A member 2b isoform X2, with amino-acid sequence MPCVQAQYGTSPPGASPACQSYSYSTSGEYSCDFLTPEFVKFSMDLTNAEIAAASSLPSFSTFVDSNSPGYDVKPPCLYQMSHSGDHLSVKVEDISMHSYPQQPHPPNQAEEGISHTGPVYYKPSPPTISASPSFPAGPPHAWDDTGPLHSFHQNYLATSHAMDQQRKNAMSRLFSFKQSPPGTPMTGCQMRFDGSLHVSANPETPGAHRALESHGFAVPGALRKQHSVGFPHPLHVGHGHPLIESQVGSPSSRGSPSSEGLCAVCGDNAACQHYGVRTCEGCKGFFKRTVQKNAKYVCLANKNCPVDKRRRNRCQYCRFQKCLVVGMVKEVVRTDSLKGRRGRLPSKPKNPQDFPNALSPANLLSALVKTHIDSNPSVGRLDYSKAGPDYHSAEDETVHIQLFYDILTGSMNIIRGWAEKMPGFTDLPKCDQELLFDTAFLELFVLRLAYRSNLVEDKLIFCNGVVLHKLQCVRAFGEWIDSIVEFSANFQSMNIDISSFSCIAALTIVTERHGLKEPKKVEELQNKILNCLKDHVVCSSSGLNCQSRLSKLLGKLPELRTLCTQGLQRIFYLKLEDLVPTPAIIEKLFHDTLPF; translated from the exons ATGCCCTGCGTTCAGGCTCAGTATGGGACGTCACCTCCTGGAGCCAGCCCTGCCTGCCAGAGTTACAGCTACAGCACTTCGGGAGAGTACAGCTGCGACTTCCTAACGCCAGAGTTCGTGAAGTTTAGCATGGACCTGACCAACGCGGAAATCGCCGCCGCTTCTTCTCTCCCTAGTTTTAGCACCTTCGTGGACAGCAACAGCCCAGGCTACGACGTGAAACCGCCCTGCCTCTACCAGATGTCTCACTCAGGGGATCATCTCTCCGTGAAGGTCGAGGACATATCCATGCACAGCTACCCTCAGCAGCCTCACCCACCAAACCAAGCCGAGGAGGGAATATCCCACACTGGACCTGTATACTATAAACCCTCCCCTCCGACCATAAGTGCGTCGCCGAGTTTCCCCGCTGGTCCGCCTCACGCGTGGGACGACACGGGACCGCTCCACAGTTTTCACCAGAACTACTTGGCTACTTCTCACGCGATGGACCAACAGCGGAAGAACGCTATGTCGCGACTGTTCTCGTTCAAGCAGTCTCCCCCTGGCACGCCAATGACCGGCTGTCAGATGCGCTTCGACGGATCTCTCCACGTGTCAGCTAACCCGGAGACTCCGGGTGCGCACCGGGCTTTGGAGAGCCACGGCTTCGCGGTACCGGGAGCGTTACGGAAACAGCACAGCGTGGGATTCCCCCACCCTCTTCATGTCGGTCACGGACACCCGTTAATCGAGAGCCAGGTCGGCTCCCCGTCGTCCCGGGGCTCGCCGTCCAGCGAAGGACTGTGCGCGGTGTGCGGCGACAACGCAGCCTGTCAGCACTACGGTGTTCGCACTTGTGAGGGTTGCAAAGGTTTTTTTAAG CGCACTGTGCAGAAAAACGCCAAATATGTTTGTCTGGCCAACAAGAACTGTCCAGTCGATAAAAGGAGGAGAAACCGATGCCAGTACTGCCGCTTTCAGAAGTGTCTAGTCGTGGGGATGGTGAAAGAAG TCGTGAGAACAGACAGTTTAAAAGGTCGACGGGGTCGACTCCCATCCAAGCCGAAGAATCCGCAGGACTTCCCGAACGCCTTATCGCCCGCAAATCTCCTAAGCGCCCTGGTGAAAACCCACATAGACTCCAACCCCTCTGTGGGCCGCCTAGATTACTCTAAA GCAGGTCCGGACTACCACAGTGCTGAAGACGAAACTGTTCATATCCAGCTGTTTTACGACATTCTGACGGGCTCCATGAACATCATCCGCGGATGGGCAGAGAAAATGCCGGGCTTCACAGATCTCCCTAAATGCGACCAGGAGCTCCTCTTTGACACGGCCTTCCTCGAGCTTTTCGTGTTGCGCTTGGCATACAG GTCAAACCTGGTAGAAGACAAACTCATCTTTTGCAACGGTGTGGTCTTGCATAAGCTACAGTGCGTGAGGGCCTTCGGAGAGTGGATCGATTCCATCGTGGAGTTCTCTGCGAACTTTCAAAGCATGAACATAGACATCTCGTCCTTCTCCTGCATAGCTGCCCTCACCATAGTTACAG AGCGGCACGGTCTTAAAGAGCCTAAGAAGGTGGAggaactgcaaaacaaaattttaaactGCTTGAAGGATCACGTGGTCTGCAGTAGCAGCGGCTTGAACTGCCAAAGTCGTCTGTCAAAACTGCTCGGAAAGTTGCCCGAGCTGCGCACTCTGTGCACGCAGGGACTTCAGCGCATCTTTTACCTGAAACTCGAGGATTTAGTCCCAACGCCTGCCATCATCGAGAAACTGTTCCACGACACTTTACCCTTCTGA
- the nr4a2b gene encoding nuclear receptor subfamily 4 group A member 2b isoform X1, whose amino-acid sequence MPCVQAQYGTSPPGASPACQSYSYSTSGEYSCDFLTPEFVKFSMDLTNAEIAAASSLPSFSTFVDSNSPGYDVKPPCLYQMSHSGDHLSVKVEDISMHSYPQQPHPPNQAEEGISHTGPVYYKPSPPTISASPSFPAGPPHAWDDTGPLHSFHQNYLATSHAMDQQRKNAMSRLFSFKQSPPGTPMTGCQMRFDGSLHVSANPETPGAHRALESHGFAVPGALRKQHSVGFPHPLHVGHGHPLIESQVGSPSSRGSPSSEGLCAVCGDNAACQHYGVRTCEGCKGFFKRTVQKNAKYVCLANKNCPVDKRRRNRCQYCRFQKCLVVGMVKEVVRTDSLKGRRGRLPSKPKNPQDFPNALSPANLLSALVKTHIDSNPSVGRLDYSKFQAGPDYHSAEDETVHIQLFYDILTGSMNIIRGWAEKMPGFTDLPKCDQELLFDTAFLELFVLRLAYRSNLVEDKLIFCNGVVLHKLQCVRAFGEWIDSIVEFSANFQSMNIDISSFSCIAALTIVTERHGLKEPKKVEELQNKILNCLKDHVVCSSSGLNCQSRLSKLLGKLPELRTLCTQGLQRIFYLKLEDLVPTPAIIEKLFHDTLPF is encoded by the exons ATGCCCTGCGTTCAGGCTCAGTATGGGACGTCACCTCCTGGAGCCAGCCCTGCCTGCCAGAGTTACAGCTACAGCACTTCGGGAGAGTACAGCTGCGACTTCCTAACGCCAGAGTTCGTGAAGTTTAGCATGGACCTGACCAACGCGGAAATCGCCGCCGCTTCTTCTCTCCCTAGTTTTAGCACCTTCGTGGACAGCAACAGCCCAGGCTACGACGTGAAACCGCCCTGCCTCTACCAGATGTCTCACTCAGGGGATCATCTCTCCGTGAAGGTCGAGGACATATCCATGCACAGCTACCCTCAGCAGCCTCACCCACCAAACCAAGCCGAGGAGGGAATATCCCACACTGGACCTGTATACTATAAACCCTCCCCTCCGACCATAAGTGCGTCGCCGAGTTTCCCCGCTGGTCCGCCTCACGCGTGGGACGACACGGGACCGCTCCACAGTTTTCACCAGAACTACTTGGCTACTTCTCACGCGATGGACCAACAGCGGAAGAACGCTATGTCGCGACTGTTCTCGTTCAAGCAGTCTCCCCCTGGCACGCCAATGACCGGCTGTCAGATGCGCTTCGACGGATCTCTCCACGTGTCAGCTAACCCGGAGACTCCGGGTGCGCACCGGGCTTTGGAGAGCCACGGCTTCGCGGTACCGGGAGCGTTACGGAAACAGCACAGCGTGGGATTCCCCCACCCTCTTCATGTCGGTCACGGACACCCGTTAATCGAGAGCCAGGTCGGCTCCCCGTCGTCCCGGGGCTCGCCGTCCAGCGAAGGACTGTGCGCGGTGTGCGGCGACAACGCAGCCTGTCAGCACTACGGTGTTCGCACTTGTGAGGGTTGCAAAGGTTTTTTTAAG CGCACTGTGCAGAAAAACGCCAAATATGTTTGTCTGGCCAACAAGAACTGTCCAGTCGATAAAAGGAGGAGAAACCGATGCCAGTACTGCCGCTTTCAGAAGTGTCTAGTCGTGGGGATGGTGAAAGAAG TCGTGAGAACAGACAGTTTAAAAGGTCGACGGGGTCGACTCCCATCCAAGCCGAAGAATCCGCAGGACTTCCCGAACGCCTTATCGCCCGCAAATCTCCTAAGCGCCCTGGTGAAAACCCACATAGACTCCAACCCCTCTGTGGGCCGCCTAGATTACTCTAAA TTTCAGGCAGGTCCGGACTACCACAGTGCTGAAGACGAAACTGTTCATATCCAGCTGTTTTACGACATTCTGACGGGCTCCATGAACATCATCCGCGGATGGGCAGAGAAAATGCCGGGCTTCACAGATCTCCCTAAATGCGACCAGGAGCTCCTCTTTGACACGGCCTTCCTCGAGCTTTTCGTGTTGCGCTTGGCATACAG GTCAAACCTGGTAGAAGACAAACTCATCTTTTGCAACGGTGTGGTCTTGCATAAGCTACAGTGCGTGAGGGCCTTCGGAGAGTGGATCGATTCCATCGTGGAGTTCTCTGCGAACTTTCAAAGCATGAACATAGACATCTCGTCCTTCTCCTGCATAGCTGCCCTCACCATAGTTACAG AGCGGCACGGTCTTAAAGAGCCTAAGAAGGTGGAggaactgcaaaacaaaattttaaactGCTTGAAGGATCACGTGGTCTGCAGTAGCAGCGGCTTGAACTGCCAAAGTCGTCTGTCAAAACTGCTCGGAAAGTTGCCCGAGCTGCGCACTCTGTGCACGCAGGGACTTCAGCGCATCTTTTACCTGAAACTCGAGGATTTAGTCCCAACGCCTGCCATCATCGAGAAACTGTTCCACGACACTTTACCCTTCTGA